One Streptomyces formicae genomic window, GGGTTGGTGTCGGTGCCCGCGAGCGGGGTGTTCACCCCGGCCAGCGCACCGGTGCCGGCGAAGCTGGTGACGCCGGGCGCGTTCAGCCGCTCGTACGCGCCGAGGTAGTACTGCGCGAAGTCGTCGGTCAGCGCCTCGCCGAGGTCGACGTTGCCGCCGGTGCGCTCACCGGACTCGACGAGCTTGCCGCCCTCGTTGAGGTAGTCGCGCAGGGCGAGCTGGGTGGCGGCGCCGGGGACCGGGTCACCGGTGTAGTGCACGACGGCGGAGAAGTGCGACAGGACGCCGAGCGGGTGCGGTACGCCCTGCTTGGCCACGTCCCAGACAGCGGCGGTGCGGCCGTTCGCCTTCACCGCGTCGACGTACTTCTGGGTCTGCGTCGCGCTCGCGCCCTCCTCGGCGACGACGAGCGTGTCGGCCTTGGGCCGCTCGGCCACGGTGTACGTGAAGTGCGCGCTCTCGGTGCGGCCCTTCTTCGTACGGCCGGTGAACCACACCTCCACCTTGTCGCCCACGCGCGCGCCCTCGACCTTCGCGCGGTACTCGTCGAAGTAGAGGTTGTCGTCGCCTCCGTAGGTCTCGCCGCCCTTCCAGGGCTTGAGTCCCTCGTCCTGCGTACGGCCGTTGTTGACGCGGTACTTGAGCTTCTTGTCGCGCACCGACTTGCGGGCGGTGACGGCGACCTCCTGGTCCTTGCCGCGCGCGTACGACGTGGCGAAGGTGTCAGGGGTGAAGTCGGGGGCGTCGATGCCGGTGACGGAGACCGGCTGGTCGGGGTGGAGCGCCGTCTCGGCGACGGCGAGCGCGAAGGGCACGTTCTTCGCGAACTCCTGTTGGATCAGCTTCTCGTCGTCCGGGAAGGTGAAGACGGACGCGCAGTCCTCGGGCTTCCACGCGTCGTTCGGGTCGATGTTCGACGCGGTCTGGCAGGTGGACATCTCCGGGGTGAACATCGAGATGCCGTTGACGTTGCCCGCGTGGCCGTCGGCCTCGCCGTTGGTGGTGTAGAGCTCGGAGGAGACCTGCGGGTGGTAGCCGGGGATCGCGGGCTTCTCCGGCGTACCGGCCAGCGCCTTGTAGAGCACGTCGTCCGGGGTCGGCGTGGCGACCTGCCAGCCCACTCCGTAGAGGATGAGTTCGGCCGCGGAGTGGTAGTTGATGCCGTACGTGAAGCCGATGCGCTTCTCGAAGCGGTCGAGCGCCTTGGTCTCGGGCTCGGACATCGGTCCGGTGCCCCGGTAGGTCTCGTTCGAGGGGTCGGGGGACGAACCCTCGTTGTCGTAGCCCCACTTGTAGGCGAAGTTGCGGTTGAGGTCGACGCCGTCACCGGGAGCGATCTTGCCGTCGCCGTCGATGTCGCGCAGGTTCTTGCGCCACTGGCGGTTGCCGTCGGCGGCGTGCGTGAAGTCGTAGCCGTCGGGGTTGGCGGAGAGCACGAACCACAGCTCGGAGGAGTTCACGAGCTTGGTGATGCGCGGGTCCTTGCCGTAGTTGTCCAGGTAGTGGTGCATCAGGCGGCGGGTCATCTCGGGGGTGATCCACTCGCGCGCGTGCTGGTTGGACATGTAGAGCGTGGACGGCTTGGAGCCGTCCTTGGACTTCTTGGCGCCCTTGGAGATCTTGAGCGCGAGGATGTCCTTGCCCCGGAGCGTCTTGCCGATGGAGACGACCTTGGTGAGGTCGGGGTGGGCCTGGCCGGTCTTGACGATCTCCTCCTGGAGCCCGCCCTTGCCGCTGTAGGGCCGGAAGACACCGTCCCCCGCGGCCTTGAGCCGCTTCTCCGCCGCGGCGGAGACCTTCTGCTCGCTGAGCTCGACCCCCTGGCGTTCGACCGCCTTGGCCTGGCCCTCGGTCAGATAGACCTCGACGCGGGCGGTGCCGCTCTTCGGTGCCTGTCCGGCGAGTTCACGGGCGTCCTGGCCCGCCTCGATGAGGATCGGTATCTGCTTCTTGGTGACCTCGGCCTCGTACACCTTCACGGCCGCCGGGTCGTCGGCGGCCGGTTTCGCGGCGCCACTGGCCTGGGCGTGCGGTGCGGCGGCGAGGCCGCCGACGAGCAGTGCGCCCGCCGCGAGAACCGATCTCGCGCTCGCTCTTCGTCTCATGAGCCCCCCTTGCGGTTGTCCGGCACATTTGTGCGCGGACGCCAGGCTCGTGACACTTCATGATCATGTCAATATGGCGGGAAGGGGTACAAGGGGCGATCAAGACGGGCATACGTAGGCCGCCGGTGCCCTGGGGGACACCGGCGGCCTATGAGACGTACGTGACGTAGGCGACGAGCAGGATCAGACCGCCGCGCCTCGGACCGCCATGCCTCAGACCGCCATGTTGTCGGCGAGGCTGTCGGCGAGCTCGTCGCCCAGGTTCGACTCCGTGCCCGGGACGCCGAGGTCCTGGGCGCGCTTGTCGGCCATGGCGAGCAGGCGGCGGATGCGGCCCGCGACCGCGTCCTTGGTCAGCACCGGGTCGGCGAGCGCGCCCAGCTCCTCCAGGGATGCCTGCTTGTGCTCCATGCGCAGGCGTCCGGCGGCCGCGAGGTGCTCGGGCACCTCGTCGCCGAGGATCTCCAGGGCGCGCTGCACACGGGCGCCCGCGGCGACGGCCGCGCGGGCCGAGCGGCGCAGGTTCGCGTCGTCGAAGTTGGCCAGGCGGTTGGCGGTGGCGCGCACCTCGCGCCGCATCCGCCGCTCCTCCCAGGCGAGCACCGACTCGTGCGCGCCCAACCGGGTGAGCAGGGCGCCGATGGCGTCCCCGTCGCGCACGACGACGCGGTCCACGCCGCGCACCTCGCGCGCCTTGCTCGCGATCTGGAGCCTGCGGGCCGCGCCGACGAGCGCGAGCGCCGCCTCCGGGCCCGGGCAGGTGACCTCCAGGGAGGAGGAACGCCCCGGCTCGGTGAGCGAGCCGTGCGCGAGGAACGCCCCGCGCCAGGCCGCCTCGGCGTCGCAGGTGGCCCCCGAGACCACCTGCGGCGGCAGCCCTCTGATGGGACGGCCGCGGCCGTCCACGAGGCCCGTCTGACGCGCCAGCTGGTCGCCGCCCGCGACCACGCGCACCACGTAGCGCGAGCCGCGGCGCAGCCCGCCGGGCGCCATCACGATCAGCTCCGAGCTGTGCCCGAAGATCTCCAGGATGTCCCGCTTGAGCCGCCGGGCGGCCATCGCGGTGTCCAGCTCCGCCTCGATCACGATGCGGCCGCTCACCAGGTGAAGGCCGCCCGCGAAGCGCAGGATCGCCGAGACCTCTGCTTTCCTGCAGCAGGTCCGGGTGACGGGGAGCCGGGAGATCTCGTCCTTCACCGCTGCCGTCATCGCCATGGGCCGATCCTTCCATGCATCCGAAAAATACGGTCGTACGCGGCTGCCAGGAGCTCCGGATCGTGCCTCGGAGTCCCGTCGGGCCGGGCCACCGGCGCCAGCTCGACCGTGGCGCCGAACCGCTTCGCGGCATCGGTCAGTGACTCACGGTCGGGCACGGCGGCCTCGTCGGCCAGCACCACGTCCAGGGCGAGTTTAGGGGCGTGTCGGGCCAAAACCTCCAAATGACGCTGCGGAGAGAAGCCATCGGTTTCTCCGGGTTGCGGAGCGAGGTTGAGCGAGAGGACCTTGCGGGCCTTCGTCTCGTTCAGCGCGTCGAGCAGTTCGGGCACGAGCAGGTGCGGGATCACCGAGGAGAACCAGGACCCCGGACCGAGCACCACCCAGTCCGCGTCGAGGACGGCGGCGACCGCCTCGGGGACGGCGGGCGGGTCGTGCGGGACGACGTGCACGGACTGCACCTCGCCCGGGGTGAGGGCGACCGTGGCCTGCCCCCGCACCGTGTCCACGTCGTCGGGTCGCTCCGGGTCGTGGCCCTTGACCAGGGCCTGGAGTTCGAGCGGCACGGCCGACATGGGAAGGACCCTGCCCTGCGCGCCGAGCAGGCGGCCGACCAGATCGAGCGCCTGGACGTGGTCGCCGAGCTGCTCCCAGAGGGCGACGATCAGGAGATTGCCGACCGCGTGTTCGTGCAGGTCGCCCTTTGACTGGAAACGGTGCTGGATGACGCGGGCCCAGGTCTGGCCCCAGTCGTCGTCGCCGCACAGCGCCGCGAGGGCCTTGCGCAGGTCCCCGGGCGGCAGCACGCCGAGCTCGTCGCGCAGGCGGCCGCTGGAGCCGCCGTCGTCGGCGACCGTGACGACGGCGGTGAGGTCTCCGGCTCCGGTGATCCGGCGCAGCGAGGCGAGCGAGGCGGACAGGCCCATGCCCCCGCCGAGCGCGACCACCTTCGGCTGGGTGCCCCGCTTGCGGCCCAGACGGCTCAGGCGGACGGTCCGGCGGGTCGGCTTCACTCGCGCCCCATGTCCCGGTGGACGATGACGGTCTCCACGCCCTCGGACGCGAGGCGCGCCGCGAGCTTCTCCGACATGGCCACCGAGCGGTGCTTGCCGCCCGTGCAGCCGACCGCGATCGTCACGTACCGCTTGCCCTCGCGGCGGTAGCCCGCGGCGATGAGCTGGAGCAGCTCGGCGTACCGGTCGAGGAACTCCTTGGCGCCGGGCTGGTTGAAGACGTACGCCGCCACCTCCTCGTTCTGGCCGGTGTACTGGCGCAGCTCGGGGACCCAGTGCGGGTTGGGCAGGAAGCGCATGTCCACGACCAGGTCGGCGTCGACCGGCAGGCCGTACTTGAAGCCGAAGGACATGACGGTGGCCCGCAGCTCGGGCTCCTCCTCGCCCGCGAAGGAGGCGTCCATCTTGGCGCGCAGCTCGTGCACGTTCAGGCTGGAGGTGTCGATCACCAGGTCGGCGTCGCCGCGCAGCTCGCGCAGCAGGTCACGCTCGGCCTCGATGCCGTCGACGATGCGTCCGTCGCCCTGGAGCGGGTGCGGGCGGCGCACCGACTCGAAGCGGCGGACCAGGGCCTCGTCGGAGGACTCCAGGAAGACGATGCGGCGCGTGACGTTCTTCGACTCCAGCTCGGCGAGGGACTCGCGGAGGTTGTCGAAGAAGCGCCTGCCGCGGACGTCGACGACCACGGCGATGCGGGCGACGTTGCCCTGCGAGCGGGCGCCGAGCTCCACCATGGTGGGGATCAGCGCGGGCGGCAGGTTGTCGACCACGAACCAGCCGAGGTCCTCCAGGCACTTGGCCGCCGTGCTGCGGCCCGCGCCGGACATGCCGGAGATGATCACCAGCTCCGGGATCGCCGCGTCCGGCACCGCGGGCGTCTCGCTGGGCATGCCCGTACTCACTTGCTCTCCACCTTCGTCGTGCTCGCTCATGTCTCCTGCCCCCGTCGTTCCTCCGAGGAGCCCGCGGTCACGGACTCCTCCTCTTCCATGATCTCTCCGGTCGCCGTGTTCACGGCGGGTGCGGCGGGTGCCGCCTGGGCGAGGGCCACCACGATGGCCTCGGCCGTCTTGCGGCCTATGCCCGGTACCTCGCAGATCTGGTCGATTGTCGCGGATCGAAGCTTCTTCACCGAACCGAAGTGCTTGATGAGTGTCTGCTTGCGCGCGTCGCCGAGGCCGGGCACGGCGTCCAGCGGGCCCGCCCTGAAGCGCTTGGCGCGCTTGGCGCGCTGGTAGGTGATGGCGAAGCGGTGGGCTTCGTCACGCACGCGCTGGAGGAGGTAGAGCCCCTCGCTGGTGCGCGGCAGGATCACCGGGTCGTCCTCGCCGGGGACCCAGACCTCCTCCAGGCGCTTGGCCAGGCCGCAGACCGCGATGTCGTCGATGCCGAGCTCGTCGAGGGCCTTCTGGGCGGCCGCGACCTGCGGCTGGCCGCCGTCGACCACGACGAGCTGGGGCGGGTAGGCGAAGCGCTTGGGGCGGCCGTCCTCCTCGGTCAGTCCGCCGTTCGCCGGGACCTCGCCGCTCTCCTCGGCGTCCTCGGGCGACCACTCCCCCGTCTTCTCCTTGTCCGCGAGGTAGCGCTTGAAGCGGCGCGTGATCACCTCGTGCATGGAGCGGACGTCGTCCTGGCCCTCGAAGCCCTTGATCTGGAAGCGGCGGTACTCGCTCTTCCTGGCGAGGCCGTCCTCGAAGACGACCATCGAGGCGACGACGTCGTCGCCCTGGAGGTGCGAGATGTCGTAGCACTCGATGCGCAGCGGGGCGCCGTCGAGATCCAGGGCGGCGGCGATCTCCTCCAGCGCGCGCGAGCGCGTGGTGAGGTCGGAGGCGCGCTTGGTCTTGTGCAGGACGAGGGACTGCTGGGCGTTGCGCGCGACGGTCTCCATGAGGGCCTTCTTGTCGCCGCGCTGCGGGATGCGCAGCGAGACGTTCGCCCCGCGGCGCTCGGTCAGCCACTCCTGGACCGGCTCCAGCGGGTCCGGCAGCGCGGGGACGAGGACCTCCTTGGGCACCGCGTCGCCGCGCTCCTCCCCGTAGAGCTGCTGGAGCGCGTGCTCGACGAGGTCGCCGCTGGTGACCGCCTCGACCTTGTCGGTGACCCAGCCGCGCTGGCCGCGCACGCGGCCGCCCCGGACGTGGAAGATCTGGACGGCGGCCTCCAGCTCGTCCTCGGCGAGGGCGATCAGGTCGGCGTCGGTGGCGTCGGCGAGGACGACGGCGCTCTTCTCCATCGCCTTCTTGAGCGCCTCTATGTCGTCGCGCAGGCGCGCCGCACGCTCGTACTCCATCTCCTCGGCCGCGTCCGCCATCTGGCGCTCCAGACGGCGGATGTACGTCCCCGTGCGGCCCGCCATGAAGTCGCAGAAGTCCTCGGCGAGTTCGCGGTGTTCCTCGGGGGTGACGCGCTCCACGCAGGGGGCCGAGCACTTGCCGATGTAGCCGAGCAGGCAGGGGCGGCCCGTGCGCGCCGCGTTCTTGAACACGCCCGCGGAGCACGTGCGTACGGGGAAGGCGCGAAGGAGCAGGTCGACCGTGTCGCGGATCGCCCAGGCGTGGCCGTAGGGGCCGAAGTAGCGCACGCCCTTCTTCTTCTGGCCGCGCATCACCTGCACGCGCGGGAACTCCTCGTTCATCGTCACCGCGAGGTAGGGATAGCTCTTGTCGTCGCGGTACTTGACGTTGAACCGGGGGTCGAACTCCTTGATCCAGGAGTACTCCAGCTGGAGGGCCTCGACCTCCGTGGTGACCACGGTCCACTCGACGGACGCGGCGGTCGTCACCATGGAGCGCGTGCGCGGGTGGAGATTGGCCAGGTCCTGGAAGTAGTTGGCCAGGCGCTGGCGCAGGCTCTTGGCCTTCCCGACGTAGATCACCCGGCGGTGCTCGTCGCGGAATTTGTAGACCCCCGGGGCGTCGGGGATCTGTCCCGGCTTGGGGCGGTAGCTGGAAGGGTCGGCCATGTCGGACAGCCTACTGGCGAGGGGTGACAGTGCGGGTCAGCGTCCGCTTCAGCCGGCCCGGACCATGATCACGTCGCCCGGTTCGAGCCGGTCGTGGAGCCAGCGGGCGTCGTCCGTGCGCAGGCCGATCCAGCCCCGGGTGATGTCCCTGGTGCCCGGCGCCTTCTCGTCGTAGGTCAGCGCGACGAGGTAGTTGGCGCGGCCTTCGGGGGTGCGCAGCTCGACGACCCAGGGCAGCTTCAGGTCGTACTCGCCGCCGAGGCCGGTGTCCCCCGCGGGCATGCGCTTCTCGCGGTGGACGGCGGTGACCGTCATCCGGCCTGTGGGGGTGGGGTGTTGGGCACTGCCCGCGGAGACCGGCAGGGTCCTGCCGTCGACCGTCATCCGGTGCCTGTCCAGGTCGAGGGTGGCGACGACCTTGCGGTGGCCTTGGGTGGCGACGGGTGCCGGGGTCCTGTCGGGGCGGCTGTCGGAGCCGGAGAGCAGGCCGACGGTGACGGTCACCGCCACGGCGGCCGTGACCAGGGCACCTCCCGCGACCGCGGTACGGCGCCTGCGGCGGCGCAGCACCGCGCGGCGGCGGATCTCCGCGCCGGGCACCGGAGGGGGCGTGCGGTGGTCGGCCGCGAGGTCGTGGAGCGCGGCACTCAGGTCATCGGACACGGCCGTCCTCCTTCGCGCTCCGCTCGTCGCCGCCTTCCGGCTCCGCGGACAACCGCGCGGCGAGCGCCGCCCTGCCGCGCGAGAGGCGGGCCTTGACCGTCCCGACGGGCGAGCCGGTCTCGGAGGCTACCTGCTCCACGCTCAGGTCGCACAGGTGGTGCAGCACGACGGCCGTGCGCTGCGCCTCGGGGAGGGTGCGCAGCGCCTGGACGAGGGCGGTGTGCTCGGGCCCTGGACCGGGGACGCGGTCGGCGGGCGGGTTCCTGCGCACCAGGTCGAGCCAGCGCCTGGCCCGGCGCCAGCGGCTGACCGCCAGGCGCAGGGCAACGGTGCGGATCCACGCCTCGGGCGCCTGGTCCGCGAGGAAGCTGTCGCGGCGGTCCCAGGCCCGCACGAACGCCTCCTGGACGACGTCCTGCGCTTCGCCGTGGTCCCCGGTCAGGGCGTACAACTGGCCGACCAGGCGCGGGAAGGCGGCGGCGTAGAACGCGTCGAACTCGTCCTCCGTCATGCCCCCGCGCCCCCGTCCGGCCCGGCCGGATCACGTGATCGGAAATTCCCGCGTCTCGTCCGCAACCCGCGGCCTCCCCCGTGCGTACAGGTCGCGTACGCCGAAACGTCGCGTACATCGAAGCACAGCCCAGGGGGAGCGATGACCACAGGAATCACGATGAGACGCGCCACGCGCGCGTGGAGCGCGGCCGCGCTCTGCTCGCTGGTGCTCGCGGGCTGCTCCGCGGGCGGCGGCACGGACGAGCGGGCGGCCGACCCGAAGCCCGCGCCCACGACGGCGGCGGACCGGGGCACGTCGGGGAAGAAGAAGGCGGCGCCCAAGCCCGTCGCGGAGCCCGCCGCGCTCAAGGGCGCGCGGCTCAACGTCACGGACGGGCAGACCGTCGGGGTGGGCATGCCGGTGTCGCTCACCTTCGCCAGGCCGGTGCCGGTCGCCGAGCGGGCCTCGGTCGAGCGACGGCTCAAGGTGACGGCACGGCCCGGCGTCACGGGGTCGTGGAGCTGGGTCAAGGACCGCAACCTGCACGACGGGCAGCGCGTGGACTTCCGTCCGCGCGAACCGTGGCAGCCCGGCACGAAGGTCACCGTGCGGGCGGGCGCGGGGACGACGAGGACGTTCGCGGTGGGCCGCTCGCTGGTCGCCACCGTGGACGTGCGGACCCACACGATGACGGTGGTGAAGGACGGCAGGACCCGCCGGGTGAAGGTCACCGCGGGCGCGCCGGGCATGGACACCT contains:
- the uvrC gene encoding excinuclease ABC subunit UvrC, whose protein sequence is MADPSSYRPKPGQIPDAPGVYKFRDEHRRVIYVGKAKSLRQRLANYFQDLANLHPRTRSMVTTAASVEWTVVTTEVEALQLEYSWIKEFDPRFNVKYRDDKSYPYLAVTMNEEFPRVQVMRGQKKKGVRYFGPYGHAWAIRDTVDLLLRAFPVRTCSAGVFKNAARTGRPCLLGYIGKCSAPCVERVTPEEHRELAEDFCDFMAGRTGTYIRRLERQMADAAEEMEYERAARLRDDIEALKKAMEKSAVVLADATDADLIALAEDELEAAVQIFHVRGGRVRGQRGWVTDKVEAVTSGDLVEHALQQLYGEERGDAVPKEVLVPALPDPLEPVQEWLTERRGANVSLRIPQRGDKKALMETVARNAQQSLVLHKTKRASDLTTRSRALEEIAAALDLDGAPLRIECYDISHLQGDDVVASMVVFEDGLARKSEYRRFQIKGFEGQDDVRSMHEVITRRFKRYLADKEKTGEWSPEDAEESGEVPANGGLTEEDGRPKRFAYPPQLVVVDGGQPQVAAAQKALDELGIDDIAVCGLAKRLEEVWVPGEDDPVILPRTSEGLYLLQRVRDEAHRFAITYQRAKRAKRFRAGPLDAVPGLGDARKQTLIKHFGSVKKLRSATIDQICEVPGIGRKTAEAIVVALAQAAPAAPAVNTATGEIMEEEESVTAGSSEERRGQET
- the rapZ gene encoding RNase adapter RapZ produces the protein MSEHDEGGEQVSTGMPSETPAVPDAAIPELVIISGMSGAGRSTAAKCLEDLGWFVVDNLPPALIPTMVELGARSQGNVARIAVVVDVRGRRFFDNLRESLAELESKNVTRRIVFLESSDEALVRRFESVRRPHPLQGDGRIVDGIEAERDLLRELRGDADLVIDTSSLNVHELRAKMDASFAGEEEPELRATVMSFGFKYGLPVDADLVVDMRFLPNPHWVPELRQYTGQNEEVAAYVFNQPGAKEFLDRYAELLQLIAAGYRREGKRYVTIAVGCTGGKHRSVAMSEKLAARLASEGVETVIVHRDMGRE
- a CDS encoding L,D-transpeptidase gives rise to the protein MSDDLSAALHDLAADHRTPPPVPGAEIRRRAVLRRRRRRTAVAGGALVTAAVAVTVTVGLLSGSDSRPDRTPAPVATQGHRKVVATLDLDRHRMTVDGRTLPVSAGSAQHPTPTGRMTVTAVHREKRMPAGDTGLGGEYDLKLPWVVELRTPEGRANYLVALTYDEKAPGTRDITRGWIGLRTDDARWLHDRLEPGDVIMVRAG
- the whiA gene encoding DNA-binding protein WhiA, with translation MAMTAAVKDEISRLPVTRTCCRKAEVSAILRFAGGLHLVSGRIVIEAELDTAMAARRLKRDILEIFGHSSELIVMAPGGLRRGSRYVVRVVAGGDQLARQTGLVDGRGRPIRGLPPQVVSGATCDAEAAWRGAFLAHGSLTEPGRSSSLEVTCPGPEAALALVGAARRLQIASKAREVRGVDRVVVRDGDAIGALLTRLGAHESVLAWEERRMRREVRATANRLANFDDANLRRSARAAVAAGARVQRALEILGDEVPEHLAAAGRLRMEHKQASLEELGALADPVLTKDAVAGRIRRLLAMADKRAQDLGVPGTESNLGDELADSLADNMAV
- a CDS encoding SigE family RNA polymerase sigma factor translates to MTEDEFDAFYAAAFPRLVGQLYALTGDHGEAQDVVQEAFVRAWDRRDSFLADQAPEAWIRTVALRLAVSRWRRARRWLDLVRRNPPADRVPGPGPEHTALVQALRTLPEAQRTAVVLHHLCDLSVEQVASETGSPVGTVKARLSRGRAALAARLSAEPEGGDERSAKEDGRVR
- a CDS encoding M14 family metallopeptidase, whose protein sequence is MRRRASARSVLAAGALLVGGLAAAPHAQASGAAKPAADDPAAVKVYEAEVTKKQIPILIEAGQDARELAGQAPKSGTARVEVYLTEGQAKAVERQGVELSEQKVSAAAEKRLKAAGDGVFRPYSGKGGLQEEIVKTGQAHPDLTKVVSIGKTLRGKDILALKISKGAKKSKDGSKPSTLYMSNQHAREWITPEMTRRLMHHYLDNYGKDPRITKLVNSSELWFVLSANPDGYDFTHAADGNRQWRKNLRDIDGDGKIAPGDGVDLNRNFAYKWGYDNEGSSPDPSNETYRGTGPMSEPETKALDRFEKRIGFTYGINYHSAAELILYGVGWQVATPTPDDVLYKALAGTPEKPAIPGYHPQVSSELYTTNGEADGHAGNVNGISMFTPEMSTCQTASNIDPNDAWKPEDCASVFTFPDDEKLIQQEFAKNVPFALAVAETALHPDQPVSVTGIDAPDFTPDTFATSYARGKDQEVAVTARKSVRDKKLKYRVNNGRTQDEGLKPWKGGETYGGDDNLYFDEYRAKVEGARVGDKVEVWFTGRTKKGRTESAHFTYTVAERPKADTLVVAEEGASATQTQKYVDAVKANGRTAAVWDVAKQGVPHPLGVLSHFSAVVHYTGDPVPGAATQLALRDYLNEGGKLVESGERTGGNVDLGEALTDDFAQYYLGAYERLNAPGVTSFAGTGALAGVNTPLAGTDTNPLDKAGRFTVTSDNLPAQQFPQFKSAAAGSYPGLSNPYAPFEGQGMASATHADQDWKRLTHTIDLTGVTAADRPELRVALNWNLETGYDHGVLEAHTTGADDWTTLPDKNGNSKSTVPAECEAGFLINLHPFLRHYLTPGASACTASGTTGAWNSFTGSSGGWKPVAFDLSAYAGKKIEVSLSAITDPSTGGRGLFADNAQLVVGGNAVQTEGFETSLGSWSVAPAPAGSPHVTGDWARTGELYRSYAAVTARDSVLLGFGFEQVPGSAERAALMGASLAHLRG
- a CDS encoding L,D-transpeptidase, yielding MRRATRAWSAAALCSLVLAGCSAGGGTDERAADPKPAPTTAADRGTSGKKKAAPKPVAEPAALKGARLNVTDGQTVGVGMPVSLTFARPVPVAERASVERRLKVTARPGVTGSWSWVKDRNLHDGQRVDFRPREPWQPGTKVTVRAGAGTTRTFAVGRSLVATVDVRTHTMTVVKDGRTRRVKVTAGAPGMDTWNGTMVVLDKQSRVLMDSRTVGYGKAYKDYYNYAVHLTTSGTYLHENPNANATAGERNVTHGCIGLATDGTARRFYDEVIPGDIVRVVGSKETVATGNGYGNWNVGWKEWRAGSALS
- a CDS encoding gluconeogenesis factor YvcK family protein; translation: MKPTRRTVRLSRLGRKRGTQPKVVALGGGMGLSASLASLRRITGAGDLTAVVTVADDGGSSGRLRDELGVLPPGDLRKALAALCGDDDWGQTWARVIQHRFQSKGDLHEHAVGNLLIVALWEQLGDHVQALDLVGRLLGAQGRVLPMSAVPLELQALVKGHDPERPDDVDTVRGQATVALTPGEVQSVHVVPHDPPAVPEAVAAVLDADWVVLGPGSWFSSVIPHLLVPELLDALNETKARKVLSLNLAPQPGETDGFSPQRHLEVLARHAPKLALDVVLADEAAVPDRESLTDAAKRFGATVELAPVARPDGTPRHDPELLAAAYDRIFRMHGRIGPWR